Proteins encoded in a region of the Anoxybacillus amylolyticus genome:
- a CDS encoding carboxypeptidase M32, which yields MVKEVEQQFLRYVKKMMSYNEAIQVMYWDMRTGAPKKGLEQRSEVIGVLSEEVFKMSTSEEMAAYIAKLSPASVQAQLSDVARYTLAECKKEYERNKKIPADEYKEYVILQAKAESVWEEAKAKADFSLFRPYLEKLVAFNKKFIDYWGYEGNPYNTLLDLYEPGVTVEVLDDVFAKLRERIVPLVQAVVASRHQPDTSCLFHPFPKEKQRDLSLWLLGRIGYDFSAGRLDETVHPFAIGLNPGDVRITTRYDERDFRTALFGTIHECGHALYEQNIAETLTGTPLCTGTSMGIHESQSLFYENFIGRHYSFWKGIYPLFQQYAPEQFANVSLDDFYRAINEVKPSLIRIEADELTYPLHVMIRYEIEKGVFNGTIEVKDLPDIWNTKYEEYLGIRPDHDGVGVLQDVHWSGGSFGYFPSYALGYMYAAQLHHAMLKDIPNFAELLETGELLLIREWLTEKVHRFGKTKKPLDILREATGEGLNVDYLIHYLEEKYKTIYRL from the coding sequence ATGGTAAAAGAAGTTGAGCAACAATTTTTGCGTTATGTCAAAAAAATGATGAGCTATAATGAAGCAATTCAAGTGATGTATTGGGATATGCGGACAGGGGCGCCGAAAAAAGGGCTTGAGCAGCGGTCGGAAGTTATTGGGGTACTGTCCGAAGAAGTGTTCAAAATGTCGACGTCGGAAGAAATGGCGGCATATATCGCCAAATTGTCGCCAGCTAGCGTACAAGCGCAATTATCAGACGTTGCTCGGTATACGTTAGCGGAGTGTAAAAAAGAATACGAACGAAATAAAAAAATTCCAGCGGATGAATATAAAGAATACGTTATTTTACAAGCAAAAGCGGAAAGTGTCTGGGAAGAAGCAAAAGCAAAAGCAGATTTTTCGCTCTTTCGCCCTTATTTAGAAAAGCTCGTTGCTTTTAATAAAAAATTTATCGACTATTGGGGCTATGAAGGCAATCCATATAACACGCTGCTTGATTTATATGAGCCAGGCGTTACGGTTGAAGTGCTCGATGACGTATTTGCAAAATTGCGCGAACGAATCGTTCCGCTCGTGCAAGCGGTCGTCGCTTCTCGCCACCAACCAGATACGTCATGTTTATTCCATCCGTTTCCGAAAGAAAAACAGCGCGATCTTAGTTTGTGGCTGTTAGGTAGGATTGGCTATGATTTTTCGGCAGGACGATTAGACGAAACCGTTCATCCATTTGCCATCGGCTTAAACCCAGGCGATGTCCGAATTACGACGAGATACGATGAACGTGATTTCCGCACCGCGTTATTTGGAACGATTCATGAGTGTGGCCATGCGTTATACGAACAAAATATTGCCGAAACATTAACCGGCACCCCACTATGTACTGGAACATCGATGGGAATTCATGAATCGCAATCGTTGTTTTACGAAAACTTCATCGGTCGTCACTATTCGTTTTGGAAGGGAATTTATCCGTTGTTTCAACAATATGCGCCAGAACAATTTGCTAACGTTTCGCTCGATGACTTTTATCGAGCGATTAACGAAGTAAAGCCATCGCTCATTCGCATCGAAGCGGACGAATTAACGTATCCGTTGCACGTTATGATTCGGTACGAAATCGAAAAAGGAGTGTTTAATGGAACAATCGAGGTGAAAGATTTGCCGGACATTTGGAACACAAAATATGAAGAATATCTAGGCATTCGCCCAGACCATGATGGGGTAGGGGTGTTGCAAGACGTTCATTGGTCTGGAGGGAGTTTCGGATATTTCCCTTCGTATGCGCTTGGATATATGTATGCAGCACAGCTACATCATGCGATGCTTAAAGACATCCCAAACTTTGCTGAACTGCTTGAAACAGGAGAGTTGTTGCTGATTCGAGAATGGTTAACAGAAAAAGTACACCGCTTCGGAAAAACGAAAAAGCCGCTTGACATTTTGCGCGAGGCGACAGGGGAAGGTTTGAACGTTGACTACTTAATTCATTATTTAGAAGAAAAATATAAAACAATTTATCGATTATAA
- a CDS encoding b(o/a)3-type cytochrome-c oxidase subunit 1 translates to MNETVKVDRRDAKLALAHLYVAFIALGLGGLAGLLQTLVRSGKFTLPANISYYTILTTHGVLLGLVLTTFFIIGFQFAAVSRTAGTFSDRVRFWGWVGFWLMTIGTAITAFFILIGQASVLYTFYAPLQAHPGFYLGLTLVVVGSWVSGFAIFAHYARWKKEHPKQVSPLLTFMAVANMILWLVCSLGVAATVLIQLLPWSLGLVDRINVLVSRTLFWYFGHPLVYFWLLPAYMVWYAIVPKIIGGKIFSDSLARLSFILFLFFSIPVGFHHQLMEPGIDPFWKYVQVVLTFMVAIPSLMTAFAMFATFELYGRSKGATGLFGWLRKLPWGDARFFAPFVGMVFFIPAGAGGLVNASHQLDQVVHNTIWVTGHFHLTLATTVVLTFFGAAYWLVPHLSGRVMTKAMNRLAIIQTIVWVIGMTFMSGAMHFEGLLGAPRRSAFSTYGNSPQALEWIPYQIAQAVGGTILFIGIILVLVIITNLAFFAPKGETEFPVAELAEGAERTPLAMENWKLWIGITVALILIAYTIPFIDMIQNAPPGSKGYKLW, encoded by the coding sequence ATGAATGAAACGGTAAAAGTCGATCGTCGCGATGCCAAATTGGCACTAGCTCATCTTTATGTTGCGTTTATTGCATTGGGATTAGGCGGATTAGCCGGGCTACTGCAAACACTAGTCCGCTCTGGGAAATTTACTCTCCCTGCCAACATTAGCTATTATACCATTTTAACGACTCACGGTGTGTTGCTTGGACTTGTACTAACTACATTCTTTATTATTGGGTTTCAATTTGCTGCCGTTAGCCGTACAGCAGGAACGTTTTCTGACCGCGTTCGCTTCTGGGGCTGGGTTGGCTTCTGGCTCATGACTATTGGTACAGCAATCACTGCATTCTTTATCTTAATCGGTCAAGCGTCGGTGCTTTATACGTTTTATGCACCGCTGCAAGCGCATCCAGGGTTTTATTTGGGATTAACGCTTGTCGTCGTTGGTAGCTGGGTTAGCGGTTTTGCCATATTCGCTCATTATGCACGATGGAAGAAAGAACATCCAAAACAAGTAAGTCCGCTTCTTACCTTTATGGCAGTCGCAAATATGATCTTATGGCTCGTTTGCTCGCTCGGGGTCGCAGCAACCGTTTTAATTCAACTGTTGCCTTGGTCGTTAGGACTTGTCGATCGTATTAACGTATTAGTAAGCCGGACATTGTTCTGGTACTTTGGACACCCGCTTGTTTATTTCTGGTTATTGCCAGCATATATGGTTTGGTATGCGATTGTACCGAAAATTATCGGTGGAAAAATTTTCTCTGACTCGTTAGCGCGGTTATCGTTCATTTTGTTCTTGTTCTTCTCGATTCCTGTCGGGTTCCACCATCAATTAATGGAGCCAGGGATTGATCCGTTCTGGAAATACGTGCAAGTTGTATTAACATTTATGGTCGCAATCCCGTCGCTGATGACCGCATTTGCCATGTTCGCAACGTTTGAGTTATACGGCCGCTCGAAAGGAGCAACAGGTCTGTTCGGATGGTTGCGCAAACTTCCATGGGGAGATGCTCGCTTCTTCGCACCGTTTGTCGGAATGGTGTTCTTTATCCCAGCTGGTGCTGGCGGACTTGTGAACGCTTCCCACCAACTTGACCAAGTGGTGCATAATACGATTTGGGTTACAGGCCACTTCCATTTAACATTGGCAACAACAGTTGTCCTTACGTTCTTTGGTGCTGCTTACTGGCTTGTGCCGCATTTAAGCGGGCGCGTCATGACGAAAGCGATGAACCGATTAGCGATTATTCAAACGATCGTATGGGTTATTGGGATGACGTTTATGTCTGGTGCGATGCACTTTGAAGGATTATTAGGTGCCCCTCGCCGTTCGGCATTCTCTACGTACGGCAATTCGCCGCAGGCACTTGAATGGATTCCGTACCAAATTGCCCAAGCGGTCGGCGGAACAATTTTGTTCATTGGTATTATTTTAGTGCTTGTCATCATTACAAACTTAGCGTTTTTCGCTCCAAAAGGCGAAACGGAATTCCCTGTTGCCGAATTGGCAGAAGGAGCAGAACGCACACCGCTTGCCATGGAAAACTGGAAACTTTGGATTGGTATTACCGTTGCGTTAATTTTAATCGCGTATACAATCCCATTCATTGATATGATTCAAAACGCACCGCCTGGTTCCAAGGGCTATAAACTATGGTGA
- a CDS encoding cytochrome c oxidase subunit II gives MHIHKYEKIWLVFGIGCLFVFLTIIGVSAFAKGNQPPSCLTTIDPEKVDQTPPFNKPGLVKTGDNEYQLNIVASAFAFTPAQVEIPKGAKVTINITTKDVIHGFEVAGTNINMMVEPGYVNSFTKTFDKTGEYTIVCNEYCGAGHHMMTGRIKVVDKQ, from the coding sequence ATGCATATACACAAATATGAGAAAATTTGGCTTGTTTTCGGAATTGGCTGTTTATTCGTCTTTTTAACAATTATCGGTGTGAGCGCATTCGCGAAAGGGAATCAACCGCCAAGCTGCTTAACAACGATTGATCCAGAGAAAGTCGATCAAACGCCGCCATTTAATAAACCTGGGCTTGTCAAAACAGGCGATAACGAGTACCAGTTAAATATAGTAGCTTCTGCATTTGCATTTACACCAGCGCAGGTGGAAATTCCAAAAGGGGCAAAAGTAACGATTAATATTACAACAAAAGACGTCATTCACGGATTTGAAGTTGCTGGAACAAACATTAACATGATGGTTGAACCTGGATATGTGAACTCATTCACGAAAACATTTGATAAAACAGGCGAATATACGATTGTATGTAACGAATATTGCGGTGCTGGTCACCATATGATGACTGGTCGGATTAAGGTGGTGGATAAACAATGA
- a CDS encoding cytochrome c oxidase subunit 2A, with protein MEKEKITGKTTEESNLKGTLASVFLLGFFLIFTWVSVYYLFLERL; from the coding sequence ATGGAAAAAGAAAAAATAACGGGAAAAACAACAGAAGAGAGTAACTTAAAGGGAACACTTGCATCGGTTTTTTTATTAGGATTTTTCCTCATTTTCACGTGGGTAAGCGTGTATTATTTATTTTTGGAACGTCTATAA
- a CDS encoding type III polyketide synthase, with protein sequence MPAILSVGTASLPYEVTQQEARQYVKQLFERSFPHIDRLLPVFDNGGIESRYLVQPLEWYEQVHRFSEKNDVYIESAVRYGCEAVQNCLHDRYFLENPITYEDIEAIFYISTTGLSTPSIEAKIMNKLPFCPTTKRIPIWGLGCAGGAAGLARAYEYCLAFPTAKVLVVAAEFCSLTFQLFDRSKSNLIGTSLFGDGVSCVCVAGDEAVEKRIRPRIVATQSVFMPHSETVMGWDIRDEGFFVVFSKDIPTVIQSWLKPNVAAFLQQYGLAINDIDHFIAHPGGKKVIEAYENALGIDKQKTKISFDVLRKFGNMSSATIYFVLEQFMKQSISKGQLGLMIALGPGFSAELILLRWE encoded by the coding sequence ATGCCAGCTATTCTTTCTGTCGGAACAGCATCGTTGCCTTATGAAGTAACGCAACAGGAAGCAAGGCAATATGTGAAGCAATTATTCGAACGATCCTTTCCGCATATCGATCGGCTTTTGCCGGTTTTTGATAACGGTGGCATCGAATCTCGGTATTTAGTGCAACCGTTAGAATGGTATGAGCAGGTTCACCGCTTTTCTGAAAAAAACGATGTGTATATCGAAAGTGCTGTCCGATACGGATGCGAAGCGGTGCAAAATTGTTTGCACGATCGATATTTTCTGGAAAATCCAATTACTTATGAAGACATTGAAGCCATTTTTTATATTTCAACGACTGGTCTTTCGACGCCAAGTATTGAAGCAAAAATCATGAACAAGTTACCGTTTTGTCCTACGACAAAACGCATTCCCATTTGGGGGCTAGGTTGCGCCGGTGGAGCAGCGGGATTAGCGCGGGCGTATGAGTATTGTTTAGCTTTTCCTACCGCAAAAGTATTGGTCGTTGCCGCCGAGTTTTGCAGTTTAACATTTCAGTTATTTGACCGTTCGAAAAGCAACTTAATCGGCACATCGCTATTTGGGGATGGGGTGTCATGTGTTTGTGTCGCGGGCGACGAAGCGGTGGAAAAACGTATTCGTCCACGAATCGTAGCAACACAGTCCGTTTTCATGCCTCATTCGGAAACGGTCATGGGATGGGATATACGCGACGAAGGGTTTTTTGTCGTTTTTTCTAAAGACATTCCGACAGTCATTCAGTCATGGCTGAAACCGAATGTTGCCGCTTTTTTGCAACAGTACGGACTAGCGATTAACGACATTGACCATTTCATTGCCCATCCAGGCGGAAAAAAAGTGATTGAAGCTTATGAGAATGCGTTAGGGATTGATAAACAAAAAACAAAAATTTCATTTGATGTGTTACGTAAATTCGGAAATATGTCCTCTGCAACCATCTATTTTGTTCTTGAGCAATTTATGAAACAGTCCATTTCAAAAGGGCAATTAGGCTTAATGATTGCGCTCGGTCCAGGGTTTAGTGCGGAACTCATTTTATTGCGATGGGAGTGA
- a CDS encoding isoprenylcysteine carboxyl methyltransferase family protein: MGVKHLLYVFFLFIVCMRVGELLIAKRNERIVKAMGAKEFGQAHYRWIVLLHVAFLFSFFIEALMKGATLSSWWPFLLPLFFAVQLLRIWALFSLGVFWNTKILVVPNVIVQKGPYRFLRHPNYVVVVLEILLIPLLFRAYITALVFSLLNAYLLSIRIPVEERALAMLTNYKEFNRPRFFPAK, encoded by the coding sequence ATGGGAGTGAAGCATTTGTTGTATGTTTTTTTCCTTTTCATTGTTTGTATGCGGGTAGGCGAACTTCTGATCGCGAAACGAAACGAACGCATCGTAAAGGCAATGGGAGCAAAAGAGTTTGGGCAAGCTCATTATCGGTGGATTGTTTTATTACATGTCGCATTCCTTTTTTCCTTTTTCATCGAAGCGCTAATGAAAGGAGCGACGCTTTCGTCATGGTGGCCATTTCTTCTTCCGCTCTTTTTCGCCGTTCAACTACTACGGATATGGGCGCTTTTTTCACTTGGGGTATTTTGGAACACAAAAATTCTCGTCGTTCCAAACGTCATCGTGCAAAAGGGACCGTATCGTTTTTTGCGCCATCCGAATTATGTTGTTGTCGTGCTTGAAATATTGCTTATTCCTTTACTGTTTCGTGCCTACATAACAGCGCTCGTCTTTTCCTTGTTAAATGCATACCTTTTATCCATTCGCATTCCGGTGGAAGAACGTGCGCTTGCTATGTTAACGAACTATAAAGAGTTTAATCGTCCACGCTTTTTTCCTGCTAAATAG
- a CDS encoding dynamin family protein, protein MIQVTQRSSLRSWLEKLTYIHDEWMNKGDVENAKKVRQLVRKVANEEFTIAFCGHFSAGKSSLINELLGEPLLPSSPIPTSANLVKVKAGKEYARVFYKYEPPVEYVAPYDYEQIRSYCKNGDDIEAIEVSRKTTRIPEGVAIMDTPGIDSTDDAHRLATESALHLADVVFYMMDYNHVQSELNFEFTKELTSYGKTLYLIVNQIDKHRDTELPFASFQQSVQEAFLNWGVSVSRIFFTSLKDRNHPFNELNELVHFLQLLFAERKKRLLNGIEVAAKRLLNDHLAYLESVDAEREAVINDRLAQLADVKALEMLQKQQETLEKHIQETEAAFRQELDNVLEHAYIMPFETRELAHAYLQSVQPDFKVGFLFSKAKTEQERVARLAAFYTNLKEKVMSQIEWHVREQLVRFYKQQMLQESSLMNECQSFTVSWNEQLLSELVKKGAGATGEYVLNYTNDVAAELKKRYRNEALKLFALMFATWKETIEKECKQLKLELEKACEKQQLIEEQHAKKNDREQAYMHQLSLLEAEAPAIKIADSRIAELVSEEIPIRTEIARPIEQPKLSASFQLEENQLEPSTSSKKVAETIHHLLEAADLAKGIPGMNRFIHELTEKAKRLESRTFTVALFGAFSAGKSSFANALMGERILPSSPNPTTATINKIVPPTEANPHGTVIVQMKTENELFKDIQYSLRYFQLKAETLEEALLASEQALRKEAGAKEKPHYAFLQAVARGYEQIKPLLGQTVQIDLNEFPSYVADETKACFVEWMELYYDCALTRQGIVLVDTPGADSINARHTGVAFEYIKNADAVLFVTYYNHAFSKADREFLIQLGRVKDTFAMDKMFFIVNAADLANSQEELAAVVAYVKDQLGQFGIRFPRLYAVSSRLALEEKLGEHSSKGVLTNSGIQAFEADFARFIMDELTNVAMMEAYAEIKRMHETLVDYIRQSEQSNEEKAAKVKQLSDEQALIRQVVERLNVESDIQALTQEIAELTYYVKQRLSLRMNDWFKEAFNPAVLRDDNRNIQQALVACLQELIQSVGFDLAQEMRATSLRIEQFLTKKAHEQFQLLATAIGRIHPMPLSETQLPPFTTPDFALALETIDYSRFKKALSLYKNAKSFFERDEKRLMKEEIEKQLQQPINEYVSESEQLLLSVYTAQYEQCIRYLSHSLQQQVDDYFAGLRTALTTTIDVPMLQAAAAQLEAMLAIGD, encoded by the coding sequence ATGATCCAAGTGACACAACGTTCATCATTGCGTTCATGGTTAGAAAAATTAACGTACATACATGACGAATGGATGAACAAAGGGGATGTGGAAAATGCCAAAAAGGTAAGGCAATTAGTGCGGAAGGTGGCGAATGAAGAATTTACGATTGCTTTTTGCGGTCATTTTTCCGCAGGGAAATCAAGTTTAATTAATGAGTTGCTCGGCGAGCCGTTACTTCCGTCAAGCCCGATTCCGACGAGCGCCAATCTTGTGAAAGTGAAGGCAGGAAAGGAGTATGCGCGCGTTTTTTACAAATATGAACCACCGGTCGAATATGTCGCGCCGTACGATTATGAGCAAATTCGCTCCTATTGTAAAAACGGGGATGACATTGAAGCGATTGAAGTTAGTCGAAAGACGACGCGCATTCCAGAAGGAGTGGCGATCATGGATACACCGGGTATTGATTCCACTGATGATGCCCATCGGCTTGCAACGGAATCAGCGCTTCATTTAGCGGATGTCGTCTTTTATATGATGGATTATAATCACGTGCAATCCGAATTGAATTTTGAATTTACGAAAGAATTGACAAGTTATGGAAAAACACTCTATTTGATCGTCAATCAAATTGATAAACATCGCGACACCGAATTGCCGTTTGCTTCGTTTCAGCAGTCGGTGCAGGAAGCATTTCTCAATTGGGGAGTGTCCGTCTCACGCATTTTTTTCACGTCGTTAAAAGATCGAAACCATCCGTTTAATGAGCTGAACGAACTCGTCCATTTTTTACAATTGCTGTTTGCCGAACGAAAAAAACGGCTTCTAAACGGCATAGAAGTAGCCGCAAAACGGCTGTTAAACGACCATCTCGCCTATTTAGAAAGCGTGGACGCCGAACGAGAAGCAGTTATAAATGATCGACTTGCCCAACTAGCGGATGTAAAAGCACTCGAAATGTTGCAAAAACAACAAGAAACATTGGAAAAGCACATTCAAGAAACAGAGGCGGCGTTTCGCCAAGAACTTGATAACGTATTAGAACATGCGTACATTATGCCGTTTGAGACGCGCGAATTAGCACATGCGTATTTGCAGTCCGTACAACCAGACTTTAAAGTAGGGTTTTTGTTTAGTAAAGCAAAAACAGAACAAGAACGAGTGGCACGGCTAGCGGCGTTTTATACCAACTTGAAAGAAAAAGTGATGTCCCAAATCGAATGGCACGTTCGCGAACAGCTCGTTCGTTTTTACAAACAACAAATGTTGCAAGAGTCGTCGCTCATGAATGAGTGCCAATCGTTTACCGTTTCGTGGAACGAACAACTATTATCGGAGCTGGTGAAAAAAGGGGCGGGTGCGACCGGAGAGTATGTGCTAAATTATACGAACGATGTAGCTGCTGAATTGAAAAAACGATACCGAAACGAAGCGCTGAAATTGTTTGCGTTGATGTTTGCGACATGGAAAGAAACGATAGAAAAAGAATGTAAACAACTGAAACTTGAACTAGAAAAAGCATGCGAAAAGCAACAGCTAATCGAAGAACAACATGCCAAAAAGAACGACCGCGAACAAGCGTATATGCACCAACTTTCGCTATTAGAGGCGGAAGCACCGGCAATAAAAATTGCGGATAGCCGCATTGCTGAACTTGTTTCTGAGGAGATACCTATCCGAACAGAAATCGCTCGTCCGATAGAGCAACCAAAACTGTCTGCTTCCTTCCAACTAGAAGAGAATCAGCTAGAACCGTCTACTAGTAGCAAAAAAGTAGCAGAAACAATTCATCATTTACTCGAAGCGGCTGACCTTGCGAAAGGTATTCCGGGAATGAACCGCTTCATTCATGAACTGACGGAAAAAGCAAAACGATTAGAATCTCGGACGTTTACGGTGGCATTGTTTGGCGCATTTAGTGCAGGAAAATCGTCGTTTGCCAACGCGCTAATGGGAGAACGTATACTGCCATCGTCGCCAAACCCAACGACGGCAACGATTAATAAAATTGTGCCACCAACGGAAGCGAATCCACACGGCACGGTCATCGTTCAGATGAAAACGGAAAACGAGCTATTCAAAGACATTCAATATTCGCTCCGTTATTTTCAATTAAAAGCGGAAACGTTAGAAGAAGCGCTGCTTGCCAGTGAGCAAGCGCTCCGAAAAGAGGCAGGAGCAAAAGAAAAACCGCATTACGCCTTTTTACAAGCCGTCGCTCGTGGTTATGAACAAATAAAACCGTTGCTTGGTCAAACGGTGCAAATCGACCTCAACGAGTTTCCGTCTTACGTCGCCGATGAAACGAAAGCGTGCTTTGTCGAATGGATGGAGCTTTATTATGATTGTGCACTTACTCGCCAAGGAATTGTGCTTGTGGACACACCGGGAGCGGATTCAATCAACGCCCGCCATACGGGAGTAGCGTTTGAATATATTAAAAACGCGGATGCGGTTTTGTTCGTTACGTACTATAACCACGCCTTTTCTAAAGCGGATCGGGAATTTTTAATTCAGCTCGGGCGCGTCAAAGATACGTTTGCGATGGATAAAATGTTCTTTATTGTCAATGCTGCGGACTTGGCGAATTCGCAAGAAGAGCTCGCGGCAGTTGTTGCGTATGTAAAAGACCAGCTTGGTCAATTCGGGATTCGGTTCCCGCGGCTTTATGCGGTTTCGAGCCGATTGGCGCTCGAAGAAAAACTAGGGGAACATTCTTCCAAAGGTGTGTTAACGAACTCTGGCATTCAAGCATTTGAGGCGGATTTTGCCCGATTTATTATGGACGAATTAACAAACGTTGCAATGATGGAAGCGTACGCCGAAATCAAACGGATGCACGAAACGTTAGTAGACTACATTCGACAGTCCGAACAAAGCAATGAAGAAAAGGCGGCAAAAGTAAAACAACTGTCTGATGAACAAGCGCTCATTCGCCAAGTAGTAGAGCGGCTGAACGTCGAATCCGACATTCAAGCGCTCACACAAGAAATTGCCGAACTGACGTACTATGTGAAACAGCGCCTGTCGCTACGAATGAACGACTGGTTCAAAGAAGCGTTCAATCCAGCGGTGCTACGCGACGATAACCGAAATATCCAACAAGCGCTAGTTGCATGTTTACAAGAACTAATTCAGTCGGTCGGCTTTGATTTAGCGCAAGAAATGCGGGCGACAAGCTTAAGAATTGAACAGTTTTTAACAAAAAAAGCGCACGAACAGTTTCAGTTGCTTGCGACCGCTATCGGTCGAATCCATCCAATGCCGCTTTCCGAAACGCAGCTTCCACCGTTTACAACGCCTGATTTCGCCCTTGCGCTCGAAACAATCGACTATTCTAGATTTAAAAAGGCGCTATCGCTATACAAAAATGCGAAATCGTTTTTTGAACGCGACGAAAAGCGGTTAATGAAAGAGGAAATCGAAAAACAATTACAGCAACCAATCAACGAGTACGTATCGGAAAGCGAGCAGTTGCTTCTCTCCGTTTATACAGCGCAATATGAACAATGTATCCGCTATTTATCGCATTCGCTGCAACAACAAGTGGACGATTATTTTGCTGGGTTACGGACGGCGTTGACGACAACAATCGACGTCCCGATGTTGCAGGCGGCTGCTGCGCAATTGGAAGCGATGTTAGCGATAGGAGATTAA